In Flavobacterium gelatinilyticum, a genomic segment contains:
- a CDS encoding fumarate hydratase has product MIDFIYQDPYPILKDDTQYRKITSDFVKVEQFGEREVLTVDPKGLELLAEEALTDVSFMLRTTHLQKLRNILDDPEATDNDRFVAYNLLQNASVAAEGQLPSCQDTGTAIVMAKKGESIFTGVDDAEWLSKGIFNTYQKRNLRYSQIVPISMFEEKNSGSNLPAQIDIYAKKGTSYEFLFMAKGGGSANKTYLYQQTKSLLNDKSMDAFIRAKIKDLGTSACPPYHLALVIGGTSAEANLSAVKKASAGYYDNLPTSGNMAGQAFRDLEWEERVQKICQESEIGAQFGGKYFTHDVRVIRLPRHAASCPVGLGVSCSADRNIKGKITKDGIFVEQLEVNPKQFLPETAPHLEAPVEVDLDQPMADILAKLSQYPIKTRLKLNGTVIVARDIAHAKIKELLDAGKPMPEYFKNHPVYYAGPAKTPEGMASGSFGPTTAGRMDVYVDEFQKNGGSMVMLAKGNRTKQVTDACNKYGGFYLGSIGGPAAILAQDNILKVEVVDFEELGMEAVRKITVKDFPAFIITDDKGNDFFENL; this is encoded by the coding sequence ATGATTGATTTTATATACCAGGATCCTTATCCTATTTTGAAGGATGATACGCAATACCGTAAAATTACTTCTGATTTTGTAAAAGTAGAACAATTTGGAGAACGCGAAGTTTTAACAGTTGATCCAAAAGGTTTGGAATTATTGGCTGAAGAAGCGCTTACAGATGTTTCGTTTATGCTGCGAACTACGCATTTACAAAAACTAAGAAATATTCTGGATGATCCGGAAGCGACAGACAATGATCGTTTTGTGGCTTACAATTTACTTCAAAACGCATCTGTTGCTGCAGAAGGCCAGCTGCCAAGCTGTCAGGATACGGGAACTGCGATTGTAATGGCGAAAAAAGGAGAAAGTATCTTTACTGGTGTTGATGATGCAGAATGGTTGAGCAAGGGAATTTTCAATACCTATCAAAAACGTAATTTACGTTATTCTCAAATTGTTCCGATTTCGATGTTTGAAGAAAAAAACTCAGGTTCAAATCTTCCGGCACAAATTGATATTTATGCTAAAAAAGGAACTTCTTATGAGTTCTTGTTTATGGCAAAAGGAGGAGGTTCTGCAAATAAAACCTATTTATATCAGCAGACTAAATCGTTATTGAATGATAAATCGATGGATGCTTTTATCCGTGCCAAAATTAAAGATTTAGGAACTTCGGCTTGTCCGCCTTATCATTTGGCTTTGGTTATTGGGGGGACTTCTGCGGAAGCAAACTTAAGCGCAGTTAAAAAAGCATCCGCAGGATATTACGATAATCTTCCAACTTCAGGAAACATGGCCGGTCAGGCATTTCGTGATTTAGAATGGGAAGAGCGCGTTCAGAAAATCTGTCAGGAAAGCGAAATCGGGGCTCAGTTTGGTGGAAAATACTTCACGCATGATGTTCGTGTCATTCGTCTTCCCCGCCACGCGGCTTCTTGTCCGGTTGGTTTGGGCGTTTCTTGTTCTGCAGACAGAAACATCAAAGGAAAAATTACAAAAGACGGAATCTTCGTTGAACAGCTGGAAGTAAATCCAAAGCAGTTTTTACCTGAAACGGCACCGCATTTAGAAGCTCCGGTTGAAGTTGATCTGGATCAGCCAATGGCCGATATTCTGGCAAAGCTGTCTCAGTATCCTATCAAAACACGTTTAAAACTAAACGGAACCGTTATTGTCGCCCGTGATATTGCGCACGCAAAAATCAAAGAATTATTAGATGCCGGAAAACCAATGCCGGAATACTTTAAAAATCATCCTGTTTATTATGCCGGCCCGGCAAAAACTCCGGAAGGAATGGCCTCTGGAAGTTTTGGACCTACAACGGCCGGACGTATGGACGTGTATGTAGATGAGTTCCAGAAAAATGGCGGAAGCATGGTAATGCTGGCTAAAGGAAACCGTACAAAACAGGTAACAGATGCCTGTAACAAATACGGCGGATTCTATCTTGGTTCTATTGGAGGTCCGGCGGCGATTTTGGCGCAAGACAACATCTTAAAAGTAGAAGTGGTTGATTTTGAAGAATTAGGAATGGAAGCTGTTCGTAAAATCACCGTTAAAGATTTCCCAGCTTTTATTATTACGGATGATAAAGGAAATGACTTCTTTGAGAATCTGTAA
- a CDS encoding nucleoside recognition domain-containing protein — protein sequence MVLSRFWLVIFISSIVFIVVSLFTANTYTIDSVLNGKKDDPILVSEKYIGQLPAFIKDSIKKAPEQTMIINRDTLNADTTYVYKNKTVKIYSGLQKSDGLLPTCKSTLVDLILPLIAYLAFFCGLMELLIISGASGKLAKVLSPVFVKVFPSIPKNHPSISYMTLNFAANFLGLDSAATPFGLKAMESLQEINPEKDKASDAQIMFMCLHASGLTLIATSIIGYRAAANASNPADVMLPCIITSFIGTIAAFLIVGVKQKINFKSASLLIVLMGLIAAIVGLLMYVNQLDLIGKNYFTSNLSGLILIAIIAFTLIFSFKNEKKFSEANTTVFDTFVVGANNGVKTGVTIFPYVLGMLVAISLFRNSGLFEIISDGIAFIFSNMGVSKEITNALPVAMLRPFSSAGSRGFLIDSMNTFGADSLTARLSSIFQCSAESTFYVIAVYFGSVNIKNTRYALGTMLLVDVICVITAIFVATWFF from the coding sequence ATGGTATTAAGCAGATTTTGGTTAGTTATTTTTATTTCTTCAATTGTTTTTATTGTTGTGAGCTTATTTACAGCCAACACTTATACTATTGATTCTGTTTTAAATGGAAAAAAAGATGATCCAATTCTGGTATCCGAAAAATACATCGGGCAGCTTCCGGCTTTCATCAAAGACAGCATTAAAAAAGCACCGGAACAAACCATGATCATCAATCGTGATACTCTTAATGCCGATACAACGTATGTTTACAAAAATAAAACCGTAAAAATCTACAGCGGACTTCAGAAATCTGACGGACTTTTGCCAACCTGTAAAAGCACTTTGGTCGATTTAATCCTGCCTCTTATAGCATACCTGGCTTTCTTCTGCGGTTTAATGGAGCTTTTAATCATTTCGGGAGCATCCGGAAAATTAGCAAAAGTGCTGAGTCCGGTATTTGTAAAAGTATTTCCAAGCATTCCTAAAAATCACCCGTCGATTTCTTATATGACCTTAAATTTTGCCGCTAACTTCTTAGGATTGGATTCGGCTGCCACGCCATTCGGATTAAAAGCGATGGAAAGCCTGCAGGAAATAAATCCTGAAAAAGACAAAGCAAGTGATGCGCAAATTATGTTTATGTGTCTGCATGCTTCGGGTTTAACATTAATTGCAACTTCAATTATTGGTTATCGCGCTGCTGCAAATGCGAGTAATCCTGCCGATGTTATGCTTCCGTGTATCATAACGTCATTCATTGGAACTATTGCCGCTTTCCTTATTGTTGGGGTTAAACAAAAAATCAACTTTAAAAGTGCTTCGCTTTTAATCGTCTTAATGGGATTAATTGCGGCTATTGTTGGTTTATTGATGTATGTAAATCAGCTGGATCTAATTGGAAAAAACTATTTCACTTCTAACCTTTCCGGATTAATCTTAATTGCGATCATTGCTTTCACATTGATTTTCTCATTCAAAAATGAAAAAAAATTCAGTGAAGCCAATACGACCGTTTTTGACACTTTTGTAGTAGGCGCCAATAATGGAGTTAAAACAGGGGTTACGATTTTCCCTTACGTTTTAGGAATGTTAGTTGCTATTTCCTTATTTAGAAACAGCGGTTTGTTTGAAATCATCAGCGACGGAATTGCCTTTATATTTTCAAATATGGGTGTCAGCAAAGAAATTACAAATGCATTGCCTGTTGCTATGCTTCGTCCTTTCAGTTCAGCAGGATCACGTGGTTTTTTAATTGATTCGATGAATACTTTTGGAGCCGATTCTTTAACAGCAAGGCTGAGCAGTATTTTTCAGTGCAGTGCCGAAAGTACTTTTTATGTAATTGCGGTTTATTTTGGATCTGTTAATATCAAAAACACACGTTATGCCTTAGGCACAATGCTTCTGGTTGATGTTATTTGTGTTATTACGGCAATTTTCGTGGCAACCTGGTTTTTTTAA
- a CDS encoding winged helix DNA-binding domain-containing protein, with protein sequence MTHEEISHRRLVSQKLYKTNTVSPQDIVYHMGAMQAQDYAMAKWAVGSRCTVAEKEIEEAINSGKIIRTHILRPTWHLVSAEDIYWMLDLSGPQVKRLFASTAKQHGYDDKKLDQINSVIQKLLTGNNHLTRDEIMQELNIQKSAGDLSPVIVMMNAELEGLVCSGKMKGKQITYALLEERVSKPKTKLTKEEALAKLALRYFESHGPATAADFSHWSGFSPTICKAAINAIKLQLNNIVIDNQEYWFGKDHTDLVNFCESVHFLPAFDEYLISYKNRESSILLDHQSKAFTKNGIFKPTILENGKVIGTWKRTIKKDHVTIETEFFDAVNLDAKESLFKEIKSFENYLGMKIVIT encoded by the coding sequence ATGACGCACGAGGAAATTTCACATCGTAGACTTGTTTCTCAAAAACTGTATAAAACAAATACCGTTTCACCTCAGGATATTGTATATCATATGGGAGCAATGCAGGCTCAGGATTATGCAATGGCGAAATGGGCGGTTGGTTCACGTTGTACTGTGGCTGAAAAAGAAATTGAAGAAGCGATAAATTCAGGCAAAATAATCCGCACTCATATTTTACGTCCCACCTGGCATTTGGTTTCTGCCGAAGATATTTACTGGATGCTTGATCTTTCAGGACCTCAGGTTAAGCGTCTTTTTGCTTCGACTGCCAAACAGCATGGCTATGATGACAAGAAACTGGATCAGATCAATTCGGTTATCCAAAAACTGTTAACCGGAAATAATCATTTAACTAGAGACGAAATCATGCAGGAACTTAATATCCAAAAAAGTGCAGGCGATTTGTCCCCAGTTATTGTTATGATGAATGCCGAATTAGAAGGTTTGGTCTGCAGCGGAAAAATGAAAGGCAAACAAATTACGTATGCCCTGCTTGAAGAACGTGTTTCAAAACCAAAAACCAAATTAACCAAAGAAGAAGCACTGGCAAAATTAGCGCTGCGATATTTTGAAAGTCATGGTCCCGCAACAGCTGCCGATTTTTCGCATTGGTCTGGATTTTCTCCAACAATTTGCAAAGCTGCAATTAACGCAATAAAACTGCAATTAAACAACATTGTAATTGATAATCAGGAATATTGGTTCGGAAAAGATCATACAGATTTGGTTAATTTCTGCGAAAGCGTACATTTTCTTCCTGCTTTTGATGAATATCTGATTTCATACAAAAACCGAGAATCTTCCATTTTATTAGACCATCAATCTAAAGCTTTTACCAAAAACGGCATTTTTAAACCCACGATTTTAGAAAACGGAAAGGTTATCGGAACATGGAAACGAACCATCAAAAAAGATCACGTTACAATAGAAACGGAGTTTTTCGATGCTGTAAATTTAGATGCAAAAGAGAGTTTATTTAAAGAAATAAAATCGTTTGAAAATTATTTGGGGATGAAAATTGTGATTACATAA
- a CDS encoding 3'-5' exonuclease, producing the protein MIEKINLNNILFLDIETVPEQENFNSLDSEMQSLWDIKTQYQRKDDFTPEEFYERAGIWAEFGKIICISVGYFTIKGDVRNFRVTSFFGEETKILKDFNNLLNNHFNQPQHLLCGHNAKEFDIPFLARRMIINQIAIPDKLNLFGKKPWEIAHLDTLELWKFGDYKHFTSLKLLTKILGVPSPKGDIDGSQVAHVFYVEKDIDRIITYCEKDTIAVAQIFLRLRREELLIDEEIIHV; encoded by the coding sequence ATGATCGAAAAAATAAACCTCAACAATATTTTGTTTCTTGATATTGAAACTGTTCCGGAACAGGAAAATTTCAATTCACTTGATTCTGAGATGCAGTCTCTTTGGGACATCAAAACACAATATCAGCGAAAAGACGATTTTACTCCTGAAGAATTTTACGAACGTGCCGGAATTTGGGCCGAATTTGGAAAGATCATTTGTATCTCGGTTGGGTATTTTACCATTAAAGGTGATGTTCGGAATTTCAGGGTGACCTCTTTTTTTGGGGAAGAAACTAAGATCTTGAAAGACTTCAACAACCTGCTGAACAATCATTTCAATCAGCCGCAACATCTTTTATGCGGACATAACGCTAAAGAATTTGACATTCCGTTTCTGGCACGCCGCATGATCATCAATCAGATCGCGATTCCGGACAAACTGAATCTGTTTGGAAAAAAGCCTTGGGAAATTGCGCATCTTGACACTTTGGAATTATGGAAGTTTGGCGATTATAAACATTTTACTTCTTTGAAACTGCTTACTAAGATTCTTGGCGTTCCATCGCCAAAAGGCGATATCGACGGAAGTCAGGTTGCACATGTTTTTTATGTCGAAAAAGACATTGACCGAATCATAACCTATTGCGAAAAAGACACGATTGCCGTTGCCCAGATTTTCCTTCGTTTACGCCGTGAAGAATTACTTATCGATGAAGAGATTATTCATGTGTGA
- a CDS encoding methylated-DNA--[protein]-cysteine S-methyltransferase — METVYINSPLGITKIAGDENGIAVISVSDVGTNEVSEIIPEVLKNAVLQLNEYFEGKRTHFDLKLNPAGTEFQQKVWKALLEIPYGKTVSYMDQTKKLGDVKAIRAVASANGKNPLWIVVPCHRVIGTNGSLTGYAGGLSRKKWLLEHESPSQQQSLF, encoded by the coding sequence ATGGAAACTGTTTATATCAATTCGCCTTTAGGAATCACCAAAATTGCTGGCGACGAAAACGGTATTGCTGTAATTTCTGTTTCTGATGTTGGAACAAATGAAGTTTCAGAAATTATTCCTGAAGTTTTAAAGAATGCTGTTTTGCAGTTAAACGAATATTTCGAAGGAAAAAGAACCCATTTTGATCTGAAACTCAATCCAGCCGGAACCGAATTTCAGCAGAAAGTCTGGAAAGCCTTATTGGAAATTCCGTATGGAAAAACAGTCAGTTATATGGACCAAACCAAAAAACTGGGCGATGTAAAAGCAATTCGCGCTGTAGCATCGGCAAATGGTAAAAATCCACTATGGATTGTAGTTCCCTGCCACCGAGTTATTGGCACAAATGGTTCGCTAACCGGATATGCCGGCGGATTGTCCCGAAAAAAATGGCTTTTGGAACACGAAAGCCCTTCTCAACAGCAAAGTTTATTTTAA
- a CDS encoding SDR family NAD(P)-dependent oxidoreductase: protein MTQISILGCGWLGLPLAKKLIEKGNSVNGSTTSETKLPVLKDLGIHPFLVILESESISENSIDFLAESEILIIDIPPKLRAVNPDSEKKVFVEKIKTLIPFIEKSTVKKVLFVSSTSVYSDDNDLITEETNPNPDTESGKQLLLAEKILQENPNFETTILRFGGLIGKDRHPVKFLAGKENLENPDAPVNLVHLNDCIGIIEEIIYQSKWNDVFNAAAPFHPTRQEYYTQKAKEQKLILPKFSSEKSNIRKTISSEKVETILNYKFRLENY from the coding sequence ATGACACAAATAAGCATATTGGGCTGTGGCTGGCTCGGATTGCCTTTAGCCAAAAAGCTGATTGAAAAAGGAAATTCAGTAAACGGGTCCACAACTTCAGAAACTAAACTTCCTGTTTTAAAAGATTTAGGAATTCATCCGTTTTTGGTTATACTGGAAAGCGAAAGTATTTCTGAAAATAGTATTGATTTTTTAGCAGAAAGCGAAATCTTAATCATCGATATTCCGCCAAAATTAAGAGCAGTAAATCCTGATTCTGAAAAGAAAGTTTTTGTAGAAAAAATCAAAACCCTGATTCCGTTTATAGAAAAATCAACGGTTAAGAAGGTTCTTTTTGTCAGCTCAACATCTGTTTATAGCGACGATAATGATCTTATAACCGAAGAAACAAACCCAAACCCGGACACAGAAAGTGGTAAACAATTACTTCTGGCGGAGAAAATTCTACAGGAAAATCCAAATTTTGAAACCACGATTTTACGGTTTGGCGGTTTAATTGGCAAAGACCGGCATCCAGTAAAATTCTTAGCCGGAAAAGAAAACCTTGAAAACCCTGATGCACCTGTAAATTTAGTTCACCTGAATGACTGCATTGGAATCATCGAAGAAATAATCTATCAATCGAAATGGAATGACGTTTTTAATGCCGCTGCGCCTTTTCATCCCACAAGACAAGAATATTATACCCAAAAAGCAAAAGAACAAAAACTGATCTTACCCAAATTCAGTTCTGAAAAATCAAACATCAGGAAAACCATTTCAAGTGAAAAGGTAGAAACCATTTTAAATTACAAATTTAGACTGGAGAATTATTAA
- a CDS encoding LysR family transcriptional regulator — translation MEIRHLKLIKAIVEEGSITKAIDKLHLTQSALSHQLKEAEYQLGTAIFLRTNKKLVLTKAGEKIYELANEILNKLTETQTQIKQMVFGEYGEIRISTECFSSYHWLPSVLKQFHLLYPNVELKIITEATHIPLQKLLDNTIDIAIVSDQIKDNHIKYTELFQDEVVMVVSENHPWAEKKYVIAEDFAEEHLIIHSLPMETVTIHQFLLAPAKVSPKKITPMPLTEASLEMVKADMGVMSMAKWALLPYLQNNPVKAVKVGKNGLKRKHFIATRANETYPAYFNHFINFLQTEINLQWNIK, via the coding sequence ATGGAAATACGCCACTTAAAACTGATAAAAGCAATTGTCGAAGAAGGAAGCATTACAAAAGCGATCGACAAACTTCATCTGACACAGTCGGCTTTGAGCCATCAGCTTAAAGAGGCAGAATATCAATTAGGTACAGCGATTTTTTTAAGAACCAACAAAAAACTGGTACTAACAAAAGCGGGCGAAAAAATCTACGAACTCGCCAATGAAATCCTAAACAAACTCACCGAAACCCAAACGCAAATCAAACAAATGGTTTTTGGCGAATACGGCGAAATCAGAATCAGTACCGAATGTTTCTCAAGTTATCACTGGCTTCCGTCGGTTTTAAAGCAATTTCATCTCTTGTATCCAAATGTTGAACTTAAAATTATCACCGAAGCCACTCATATTCCGCTGCAGAAATTATTAGACAACACCATTGATATTGCCATTGTAAGCGACCAAATTAAGGATAATCATATAAAATATACCGAACTTTTTCAGGATGAAGTCGTAATGGTAGTTTCCGAAAATCATCCGTGGGCAGAAAAGAAATATGTCATTGCAGAGGATTTTGCCGAAGAACATTTGATCATTCATTCCCTTCCGATGGAAACCGTAACGATTCATCAGTTTCTGTTGGCTCCGGCCAAAGTATCTCCAAAGAAAATAACACCAATGCCTTTAACCGAAGCTTCTCTTGAAATGGTCAAAGCAGATATGGGCGTTATGTCGATGGCAAAATGGGCATTGCTGCCCTATTTACAAAACAATCCGGTTAAAGCCGTAAAAGTGGGTAAAAACGGCTTGAAACGAAAGCATTTCATCGCCACACGCGCCAATGAAACCTATCCAGCGTATTTTAATCACTTTATCAATTTTCTGCAGACCGAAATTAACCTGCAATGGAATATTAAGTGA
- a CDS encoding rhodanese-like domain-containing protein, which yields MEAQIKHYENKLAFEMDPSDLFDALNDGENIIVIDARKAFGYDEEHIPNAINIPHREMNLETTKHLDKETLYVTYCTGIGCNASTKGALNMTRLGFKVKELMGGLEWWKIDGFATDGTKGKNEGLKIECAC from the coding sequence ATGGAAGCACAAATTAAACATTACGAGAACAAACTGGCATTTGAAATGGACCCGTCCGATTTGTTCGATGCTTTAAACGACGGGGAGAACATTATTGTAATTGATGCCCGAAAAGCTTTTGGTTACGATGAAGAACATATTCCGAATGCCATTAACATCCCGCACCGCGAAATGAATTTAGAAACCACAAAGCATTTAGATAAAGAAACTTTGTATGTTACGTATTGTACCGGAATTGGCTGCAACGCCTCTACAAAAGGAGCTTTAAATATGACGAGATTAGGATTTAAGGTAAAAGAATTAATGGGCGGACTGGAATGGTGGAAAATAGATGGTTTTGCAACCGATGGAACAAAAGGAAAGAACGAAGGATTAAAAATAGAATGCGCCTGTTAA
- a CDS encoding M28 family peptidase, which produces MRKNPTSILAIVCILAILGIIYATTMPQWISKNDEALADFSTERALNQVEIIAQKPHYVGSTNHELVANYLKLELNRIGLETTTQEGFTLNDKGLLVKSKNILARIKGTDNSKALLLLSHYDSAPHSFSKGASDDASGVATILEGIRAFLYSKHPQKNDIIILFSDAEELGLNGAALFVNQHPWAKDVGLVLNFEARGTSGPSYMLMETNQGNQALVKEFTNAKAAYPVSNSLMYSIYKMLPNDTDLTVFREQGNIQGFNFAFIDSHYNYHTQQDDVQHLSKTTLAHQGSYLMPLLKYFANTDLTKTDSTEDNVYFNVPFAFINYPFSWVMPMTLIALGLLILFMFIGKAKRMISLREIFKGFVPLLGSIIVSGLVTFLGWKIILEIYPQYSDLLNGFTYNGHAYIGAFVTLSIAICFAFYHHFSDSKITMNHFVAPLLLWIIINAFIANSLAGAGFLIIPVYFGILLFGIFVLTQHYSLGLNLLFSIPALAIVAPFIVMFPIGLGLKILFGSAVLTVLLFGLLLPIFNTFFRKGAWIIVFFTASIGFFIYAGVNSGYEHGKAKSNSLLYIYNANTNSAVWATYDVNLDDWTKTYLGEKNQKAVGLNSLPLASKYNTTFTNSAIAPVVDIPKPTIAFLRDSVIGSKRYMKIRITPNRKVNRYDIYANPKMTFYNFKANGVSTSGEKSNKLEREDAKILCYYVVSNEPLEMEFIINKSSIFDMDLIESSFDLMTNPLLNVKPRSDWMMPTPFVLNDAVMIRQKIKRYTEPIKPIETAPVKDSTVIVNDSLKPAAQPQ; this is translated from the coding sequence ATGAGAAAAAACCCAACCTCAATTCTTGCAATCGTTTGTATACTAGCGATCCTTGGCATTATTTATGCCACGACTATGCCACAATGGATCTCTAAAAACGACGAGGCCCTCGCTGATTTTTCTACTGAAAGAGCTTTAAATCAGGTCGAAATAATCGCCCAAAAACCACATTATGTTGGTTCAACCAATCACGAATTGGTAGCCAATTATTTAAAACTTGAGTTAAACAGGATTGGATTAGAGACAACTACTCAGGAAGGTTTTACATTAAACGATAAAGGTCTTCTTGTAAAATCTAAAAATATTCTTGCAAGAATTAAAGGAACTGATAATTCCAAAGCACTTTTGTTACTTTCTCATTACGACAGTGCACCGCATTCTTTTTCAAAAGGTGCAAGTGATGACGCATCGGGAGTGGCGACGATTCTTGAAGGAATCAGAGCTTTTTTATATTCTAAGCATCCGCAGAAAAACGACATTATTATTCTTTTTTCAGATGCAGAAGAACTGGGTTTAAACGGCGCGGCACTTTTTGTAAACCAGCATCCGTGGGCAAAAGATGTTGGACTGGTTTTAAACTTTGAAGCCAGAGGAACATCAGGACCAAGTTATATGCTGATGGAAACCAATCAGGGAAATCAGGCTTTAGTAAAAGAATTTACAAATGCAAAAGCGGCGTATCCGGTTTCAAACTCACTTATGTACAGTATTTACAAAATGCTTCCTAACGATACCGACTTAACTGTTTTTAGAGAACAAGGCAATATTCAGGGTTTTAATTTTGCTTTTATAGACAGTCATTACAATTATCACACACAGCAGGACGATGTACAGCATTTAAGTAAAACGACACTGGCTCACCAGGGTTCATACTTAATGCCTCTTTTAAAATACTTCGCTAATACAGATTTAACTAAAACAGATTCTACAGAAGACAATGTTTACTTTAATGTTCCTTTTGCTTTTATAAATTATCCTTTTTCATGGGTTATGCCTATGACCCTGATCGCTCTGGGACTTTTAATTCTGTTTATGTTTATTGGAAAAGCCAAACGAATGATTTCTTTGAGAGAAATTTTCAAAGGATTTGTACCGCTTTTGGGATCTATCATCGTATCAGGTCTGGTAACCTTTTTGGGCTGGAAGATTATTCTAGAAATTTACCCGCAGTATTCTGATCTTTTAAACGGATTTACCTATAACGGACATGCTTATATTGGGGCTTTTGTTACTTTAAGCATTGCCATTTGTTTTGCGTTCTACCATCATTTTTCAGATTCAAAAATAACGATGAATCATTTTGTAGCACCGCTGCTTTTATGGATCATCATTAATGCTTTTATTGCAAACAGTTTAGCCGGAGCAGGATTTTTGATTATTCCGGTTTACTTCGGGATACTTTTATTCGGGATTTTTGTTCTTACGCAGCACTATAGTCTGGGACTGAATTTATTGTTCAGTATTCCGGCTCTTGCCATTGTTGCGCCTTTTATTGTTATGTTTCCTATTGGTTTAGGATTGAAGATACTTTTTGGAAGCGCCGTTTTAACGGTCCTTCTTTTTGGACTGCTTCTCCCGATATTCAACACTTTCTTTAGAAAAGGAGCCTGGATTATAGTATTCTTTACAGCATCTATTGGATTTTTTATTTATGCCGGTGTTAATTCAGGTTATGAACACGGAAAAGCAAAATCAAACAGTTTGTTGTATATCTACAACGCCAATACAAATTCGGCAGTCTGGGCAACCTACGATGTAAACCTCGACGACTGGACCAAAACCTATTTAGGAGAGAAAAACCAGAAAGCTGTTGGATTAAACAGTCTTCCTCTGGCAAGCAAATACAATACAACTTTTACCAATAGCGCTATTGCACCGGTTGTAGATATTCCTAAACCAACAATTGCGTTTTTAAGAGACAGCGTTATTGGCAGTAAAAGGTATATGAAAATACGAATTACACCAAATAGAAAAGTAAATCGTTATGACATTTATGCCAATCCAAAAATGACGTTTTACAATTTCAAGGCAAACGGAGTTTCAACCTCAGGCGAAAAATCGAATAAACTCGAAAGAGAAGATGCTAAAATTTTATGCTATTATGTAGTAAGCAACGAACCGCTGGAAATGGAATTTATCATCAATAAATCATCAATTTTTGATATGGATTTAATCGAAAGCTCTTTCGATTTAATGACCAACCCGCTCCTTAATGTAAAACCAAGAAGCGACTGGATGATGCCTACGCCTTTTGTACTGAATGATGCCGTTATGATTCGGCAGAAAATAAAAAGATATACAGAACCGATAAAGCCAATTGAAACGGCTCCGGTAAAAGACAGTACGGTTATTGTAAATGACAGTTTAAAACCGGCTGCTCAGCCACAATAG